One genomic region from Egicoccus sp. AB-alg6-2 encodes:
- a CDS encoding YbhN family protein, with protein MGRPPEAEETSPATGGRKRRLLGIAVVVVVYAVGLAFTNLRDGLEALREAIWWPLALAFLLEALTVATLAQVHRSSAAAVRGRIRNREALNVSMSAFTVSQTVPGGGAVAGALIVSRLQRFGLSAPQATASMVLTASLATVTIALIAAGGIVPEVLDAELPGIALAGVAALVVVLVGVVAAVVAVLRSPRLADRLLERAGRLHDVVARRVDDWRESLRVVHDDPPTLARLLRIVAWSLVNWSADIAALGMVFLAFGAPVSLTVLLVGFGVSQVGAAVPLTPGGVGFVESGMVAAFVALGTPVSLATTVVVAYRVLATWLPALAGTYMLVQPVGDAPDGDDREGPVRRADR; from the coding sequence GTGGGACGACCACCTGAGGCGGAGGAGACGTCGCCGGCGACGGGTGGGCGCAAGCGCCGCTTGCTCGGCATCGCCGTCGTGGTCGTGGTCTACGCCGTCGGCCTGGCGTTCACCAACCTGCGCGACGGGTTGGAGGCACTGCGCGAGGCGATCTGGTGGCCGCTCGCGCTGGCGTTCCTCCTCGAGGCGCTCACCGTCGCGACCCTCGCGCAGGTGCACCGCAGCAGCGCCGCCGCGGTGCGTGGCCGGATCCGCAACCGTGAGGCGCTCAACGTCTCCATGAGCGCCTTCACCGTCAGCCAGACCGTGCCGGGCGGCGGCGCCGTCGCGGGCGCCCTGATCGTCAGCCGGCTCCAGCGCTTCGGTCTCAGCGCGCCGCAGGCGACGGCCAGCATGGTGCTCACGGCCAGTCTCGCCACCGTCACCATCGCGCTGATCGCGGCCGGCGGCATCGTCCCGGAAGTCCTCGACGCGGAACTGCCGGGCATCGCGTTGGCCGGCGTCGCCGCCCTGGTCGTCGTCCTGGTGGGGGTGGTCGCCGCCGTGGTCGCGGTGCTGCGGTCACCGCGGCTGGCTGACCGCCTGTTGGAGCGGGCCGGCCGCCTGCACGACGTGGTCGCCCGCCGCGTCGACGACTGGCGCGAGTCGCTGCGCGTCGTCCACGACGACCCGCCGACGCTCGCCCGGCTGCTGCGCATCGTGGCGTGGTCGTTGGTGAACTGGAGTGCCGACATCGCGGCACTCGGCATGGTCTTCCTCGCGTTCGGTGCCCCCGTGTCGCTGACCGTGCTCCTGGTCGGGTTCGGCGTGTCGCAGGTGGGTGCGGCGGTGCCGCTCACCCCGGGCGGGGTCGGCTTCGTCGAGAGTGGGATGGTGGCGGCCTTCGTGGCCCTGGGCACCCCGGTGTCGCTCGCCACCACCGTCGTGGTGGCCTACCGGGTCCTGGCGACGTGGCTGCCGGCACTGGCCGGCACCTACATGCTGGTCCAGCCGGTCGGGGACGCGCCGGACGGCGATGACCGCGAGGGACCGGTACGACGGGCCGACCGCTAG
- a CDS encoding putative bifunctional diguanylate cyclase/phosphodiesterase → MAELGDLLRMACEAGGVGVWEFDRESGRARWNETLRRLVGVDAAFPASLPTWLELVHPDDRDLAVATLAGDPTMADAAYRIRAGDGTWRKVLVRGRLVPDDPTRAVGTVIDVTAQQRASDDLVETLEAMTDAYYALDADWRFTYVNREAERILGAPRERLLGRQLWAEFPSDLDFEQVYRRVAERREPAVFESYYALLDLWSEIRAYPLPAGGIAVYFRDIGQRRRNDEERERLLQAERAAREQAQQAQRSLAHQATHDALTGLANRRQVAELLGAHDLEGAVLFLDIDRFKQINDSLGHAIGDALLIEAAERLRASVRPEDTVARMGGDEFVVLLPGADLPLAQTIADRILQRLRVPFEVVGHRLYTTVSIGIALMDATDAADEILRAADVALYRAKDAGRDCYARYDQRAHRQVVARLQLEGDLRQAVEREEFVLHHQPAFDLRTGEVQGVEALVRWRHPQRGLVAPGVFIGLAEDTGLIEPLGDWCLSSACRTVASWADAGLDWTGWVNVSLRQLARPGFARHVLDVLADSGLPASRLGLEMTESVLSDDTGQTVAELSELASAGIQLAIDDFGTGYSSLARIRRLPFDVLKVDRSFVADLHVPAGAATVAAIIDLAHALGTRVVAEGVESADQLAALRRMGCDAASGFLLAHPVPQEDLEGAVADAGRHLSG, encoded by the coding sequence ATGGCCGAACTCGGGGACCTGCTGCGGATGGCGTGCGAGGCCGGCGGGGTCGGCGTCTGGGAATTCGACCGGGAATCGGGCAGGGCGCGCTGGAACGAGACCCTTCGGCGGCTGGTCGGCGTCGACGCCGCGTTCCCCGCCTCCCTGCCGACCTGGCTCGAACTGGTCCACCCCGACGACCGCGACCTCGCCGTCGCGACCCTCGCGGGTGATCCCACCATGGCCGACGCCGCCTACCGGATCCGGGCCGGCGACGGGACCTGGCGCAAGGTCCTGGTCCGTGGCCGGCTCGTCCCCGACGACCCGACGCGCGCGGTGGGCACGGTGATCGACGTCACCGCACAGCAGCGCGCCAGCGACGACCTGGTCGAGACACTGGAGGCGATGACCGACGCCTACTACGCGTTGGACGCCGACTGGCGGTTCACCTACGTCAACCGCGAGGCCGAGCGCATCCTCGGCGCACCGCGGGAACGGCTCCTCGGGCGCCAGCTGTGGGCCGAGTTCCCGAGCGACCTCGACTTCGAGCAGGTCTACCGCCGGGTCGCCGAGCGTCGCGAGCCCGCGGTCTTCGAGTCCTACTACGCGCTGCTCGACCTGTGGTCCGAGATCCGGGCCTATCCGCTCCCCGCGGGCGGAATCGCGGTGTACTTCCGCGACATCGGGCAACGCCGCCGCAACGACGAGGAACGCGAGCGCCTGCTGCAGGCCGAACGGGCCGCCCGCGAGCAGGCCCAGCAGGCCCAGCGCTCACTGGCGCACCAGGCCACCCACGACGCCCTGACCGGCCTCGCCAACCGGCGGCAGGTCGCCGAGCTGTTGGGCGCGCACGACCTCGAGGGGGCTGTGCTCTTCCTCGACATCGACCGCTTCAAGCAGATCAACGACTCGCTGGGACACGCCATCGGTGACGCCCTGCTCATCGAGGCCGCCGAGCGACTGCGGGCGTCGGTCCGGCCCGAGGACACCGTCGCGCGCATGGGCGGCGACGAGTTCGTGGTGCTGCTCCCGGGCGCCGACCTGCCGCTGGCCCAGACCATCGCCGACCGGATCCTGCAACGCCTGCGTGTGCCGTTCGAGGTCGTCGGACATCGGCTGTACACCACCGTCAGCATCGGTATCGCGCTCATGGACGCCACGGACGCGGCGGACGAGATCCTGCGCGCGGCCGACGTCGCGCTCTACCGCGCCAAGGACGCCGGACGGGACTGCTACGCCCGCTACGACCAACGGGCGCACCGCCAGGTCGTCGCGCGGCTCCAGCTCGAGGGCGACCTGCGACAGGCGGTCGAGCGCGAGGAGTTCGTCCTGCACCACCAGCCCGCGTTCGATCTGCGGACGGGCGAGGTGCAGGGTGTCGAGGCGCTGGTCCGCTGGCGCCATCCCCAACGTGGGCTGGTGGCGCCCGGCGTCTTCATCGGGCTGGCCGAGGACACCGGACTGATCGAACCGCTCGGCGACTGGTGCCTGTCCAGCGCCTGCCGGACCGTGGCGTCGTGGGCCGACGCGGGACTCGACTGGACCGGCTGGGTGAACGTGTCCCTGCGCCAGTTGGCCCGCCCCGGCTTCGCCCGGCACGTGCTCGACGTGCTGGCCGACAGCGGTCTGCCGGCGTCGCGGCTCGGCCTCGAGATGACCGAGTCGGTGCTCAGCGACGACACGGGCCAGACGGTCGCAGAACTGTCGGAGCTCGCCTCCGCGGGCATCCAGCTCGCGATCGACGACTTCGGGACCGGCTACAGCTCCCTCGCGCGGATCCGGCGGCTCCCGTTCGACGTCCTCAAGGTCGACCGCAGCTTCGTGGCCGACCTGCACGTCCCCGCCGGGGCGGCCACGGTGGCGGCCATCATCGACCTCGCACACGCCCTCGGCACGCGGGTCGTCGCCGAGGGGGTCGAGTCGGCCGACCAGCTCGCGGCGCTGCGGCGGATGGGCTGCGACGCGGCGAGCGGCTTCCTGCTCGCCCATCCCGTGCCGCAGGAGGACCTCGAGGGCGCCGTCGCCGACGCCGGCCGCCACCTGTCCGGCTAG
- a CDS encoding CBS domain-containing protein codes for MRTETITVASVVRSPIASIAPSATLEQAARRLAADELGLLVVLGPQGVRGVLSERDLVNAVAEGYDLGVERVADHAVTDVLGVAETATLGEAARVMHEAGIRHLLVTRHGTTVGVVSMRDVLEGLLTVAVV; via the coding sequence GTGAGGACCGAGACCATCACCGTCGCGTCCGTCGTCCGCAGCCCGATCGCGTCCATCGCCCCCAGTGCCACCCTCGAACAGGCGGCGAGACGGCTCGCCGCCGACGAACTGGGGCTCCTCGTCGTGCTCGGCCCCCAGGGCGTGCGTGGCGTGCTCTCCGAACGTGACCTGGTCAACGCGGTCGCCGAGGGCTACGACCTCGGCGTCGAACGGGTCGCCGACCACGCCGTCACCGACGTCCTCGGCGTCGCCGAGACCGCGACGCTCGGCGAGGCCGCACGCGTCATGCACGAGGCGGGGATCCGCCACCTGCTGGTGACCCGCCATGGCACGACCGTCGGCGTGGTCTCCATGCGCGACGTCCTCGAGGGGCTGCTCACCGTCGCCGTCGTCTGA
- a CDS encoding PH domain-containing protein, whose protein sequence is MRTTSRKGPFAVRYPERLLSEDEDVLLLFRPHWKVLLPALAWAMLLAALGGAAFAALDPPSQWVAAGVAALLWLLLAARSVLDWWFTSYVLTTERIVVRRGMIARTGVEIPLEQVTNVLFSQSVLERLLRYGDVVLEAAGSQGRSELHDIPDPEGFQHEVYAARELRMLHQRSGGPGLDPVSALERLADLRERGHLTDEEFEAQKRRLLGR, encoded by the coding sequence ATGCGGACAACGTCACGAAAGGGGCCGTTCGCGGTGCGCTACCCGGAGCGGTTGTTGTCCGAGGACGAGGACGTCCTGCTGCTGTTCCGTCCCCACTGGAAGGTGCTGCTCCCGGCGCTGGCGTGGGCGATGCTGTTGGCGGCGCTCGGCGGCGCCGCCTTCGCTGCGCTCGACCCGCCGTCGCAGTGGGTGGCCGCCGGTGTCGCGGCGCTGCTGTGGCTGTTGCTGGCGGCCCGCTCGGTGCTCGACTGGTGGTTCACCTCGTACGTGCTGACGACCGAGCGCATCGTGGTCCGTCGCGGCATGATCGCCCGGACCGGCGTCGAGATCCCGCTCGAGCAGGTCACCAACGTCCTGTTCAGCCAGTCGGTGCTCGAACGGCTGCTGCGCTACGGCGACGTCGTGCTCGAGGCGGCGGGCAGCCAGGGCCGTAGCGAACTGCACGACATCCCCGACCCGGAGGGCTTCCAGCACGAGGTCTATGCGGCCCGGGAGTTGCGCATGCTCCACCAGCGCTCCGGCGGGCCGGGCCTGGATCCGGTGAGCGCGCTCGAACGCCTGGCCGACCTGCGTGAGCGGGGACACCTGACCGACGAGGAGTTCGAGGCGCAGAAGCGTCGCCTGCTCGGACGCTGA
- a CDS encoding universal stress protein, with amino-acid sequence MDTIVVGIDASDHAVRALRWAFDEAALRGAELELVHAYVRPEAFSYPGILLDDLPSDAELEAAARQVVEDTVAKVEPRHDVAFTVTVAAGGAAGVLCDRAADAELLVVGARGLGGFRGLLLGSVSQQVVVHSPCPVVIVPPERRQRH; translated from the coding sequence ATGGACACCATCGTCGTCGGCATCGATGCCTCCGACCACGCCGTACGTGCCCTCCGCTGGGCGTTCGACGAGGCGGCCCTGCGCGGTGCGGAGCTCGAGCTCGTCCATGCCTACGTCCGTCCCGAGGCCTTCTCCTACCCGGGCATCCTGCTCGACGACCTGCCCAGCGACGCCGAGCTCGAGGCGGCGGCACGCCAGGTCGTCGAGGACACCGTCGCCAAGGTCGAACCGCGCCACGACGTCGCGTTCACCGTGACCGTCGCGGCCGGCGGTGCCGCCGGCGTGCTGTGCGATCGCGCCGCCGACGCGGAGCTGTTGGTCGTCGGCGCCCGCGGGCTCGGAGGCTTCCGCGGGCTCCTGCTCGGCTCGGTGAGCCAGCAGGTGGTCGTCCACAGCCCGTGCCCCGTCGTCATCGTTCCGCCGGAACGGCGCCAGCGCCACTGA
- a CDS encoding alpha/beta family hydrolase, whose amino-acid sequence MTSQRVQLPVVDTKVDHVTAALHLPDEVTGPPVLLTHGAGGDLDGDGLVALADVVAASGSVVVRSNLAYREEGRRAAPRAESSVAPFVSLWQAADRLLREQGLLSDEPGWVLGGKSYGGRVASLAVAPDPDTPADAGRPAASGLLFYGYPLHPPGKPDKLRVAHWPHVGVPCLFLQGDRDPFCDLALLEQHIRKLPRRATLEVVRGGDHSLKVSGAASPDGTPRNAVRVLHDLTDVVARWLVSVTR is encoded by the coding sequence GTGACCTCGCAACGCGTGCAACTGCCGGTCGTCGACACCAAGGTCGATCACGTCACGGCCGCCCTGCACCTGCCGGACGAGGTGACCGGCCCGCCGGTCCTGCTCACCCACGGCGCCGGCGGCGACCTCGACGGTGACGGCCTGGTCGCGCTGGCCGACGTCGTCGCCGCCAGCGGATCCGTGGTCGTGCGCAGCAACCTCGCCTACCGCGAGGAAGGTCGCCGCGCCGCCCCGCGCGCCGAGTCGTCGGTCGCGCCGTTCGTGTCGCTGTGGCAGGCGGCCGACCGGCTCCTCCGCGAGCAGGGGTTGCTCTCCGACGAGCCGGGCTGGGTCCTCGGCGGCAAGTCGTACGGTGGGCGCGTCGCGTCGCTGGCGGTCGCCCCCGACCCAGACACGCCAGCGGACGCCGGGCGCCCGGCCGCGAGCGGGTTGCTGTTCTACGGCTACCCGCTGCATCCCCCGGGGAAGCCGGACAAGCTGCGCGTGGCGCACTGGCCCCACGTCGGTGTGCCGTGCCTGTTCCTGCAGGGCGACCGCGACCCGTTCTGCGACCTCGCGCTGCTCGAGCAGCACATCCGCAAGCTGCCGCGCCGGGCGACCCTCGAGGTCGTGCGCGGCGGCGACCACTCCCTCAAGGTCAGCGGCGCGGCCAGTCCCGATGGCACGCCGCGAAACGCCGTCCGCGTCCTGCACGACCTCACGGACGTGGTCGCCCGATGGCTGGTCTCCGTCACGCGGTGA
- the mscL gene encoding large conductance mechanosensitive channel protein MscL encodes MVHEFREFINRGNFVDLAVGFVMGVAVTGVVTAIVERLIMPLVAVLVGQPNFDSVGQFACGAEGCAGSVGAVLTALVNFLLIALVLFAIVKAYNRLQRSDPAEPEPEADPEEVVLLREIRDALSRPPTP; translated from the coding sequence ATGGTCCACGAGTTCCGGGAGTTCATCAACCGCGGCAACTTCGTCGATCTCGCGGTCGGGTTCGTGATGGGCGTCGCCGTCACGGGCGTGGTCACGGCGATCGTCGAGCGGCTGATCATGCCGCTGGTCGCCGTCCTGGTCGGCCAACCCAACTTCGACAGCGTGGGACAGTTCGCCTGCGGCGCCGAGGGTTGCGCCGGCTCCGTTGGTGCCGTGCTGACCGCCCTGGTCAACTTCCTGCTGATCGCGCTGGTGCTGTTTGCGATCGTCAAGGCCTACAACCGCCTGCAGCGCTCCGACCCCGCCGAGCCCGAACCCGAGGCGGATCCCGAGGAGGTCGTGCTGCTGCGCGAGATCCGTGACGCGCTCAGCCGTCCCCCGACGCCGTGA
- a CDS encoding NAD-dependent malic enzyme — protein MPPLSQRLTLRLALENAPGMLARVTEVLEACGAELVATERTDEQRHVVFRDVTVEVRDDLHGDEVAAALVDEDGVEVLSILDDVLAAHEGGKIRVELTREVGGPQDLALVYTPGVAKVCQLIADDPVAAYRFTIRSNSVAIVTDGSAVLGLGDIGPLASLPVMEGKAMLLKSFGGVDAYPILVDEQDPDTFVDTVARIASGFSGINLEDISAPRCFEIEGKLRQRLDIPVFHDDQHGTAVVVLAALVNAARVVDRELASLRVVVQGIGSAGVAIINLLRAAGIADIVPVDVGGIIEPRRKGTDPIRRRLARQVNPRGLTGGKEVALRDADVFIGVSGPNSLPLELLQTMSPDRIVFALANPTPEIHPDLARGHVRVMATGRSDFPNQINNVLCFPGLFRGLLDAAATAVTDEMKVAAAHGIASIVGDDLGPDYVIPSPFDRSVVPVVAEAVARTAREQGHVRPGSLGSRDSESQAALHEAARRAVRRAVAARFTASGDG, from the coding sequence GTGCCGCCGTTGTCGCAACGTCTGACGCTCAGGCTCGCGCTGGAGAACGCCCCGGGGATGCTGGCCCGCGTCACCGAGGTGCTCGAGGCCTGCGGCGCCGAGCTGGTCGCCACCGAACGCACCGACGAGCAGCGGCACGTGGTGTTCCGCGACGTCACCGTCGAGGTCCGCGACGACCTCCACGGCGACGAGGTGGCCGCGGCGCTCGTCGACGAGGACGGCGTCGAGGTGCTCTCCATCCTCGACGACGTGCTCGCGGCCCACGAGGGCGGCAAGATCCGCGTCGAGCTGACCCGCGAGGTCGGCGGACCGCAGGACCTCGCGCTCGTCTACACCCCCGGGGTGGCGAAGGTGTGTCAGCTCATCGCCGACGACCCGGTGGCCGCCTACCGGTTCACGATCCGGTCGAACTCGGTCGCCATCGTGACCGACGGCTCCGCCGTGCTCGGGCTGGGCGACATCGGCCCGCTCGCCTCCCTGCCCGTCATGGAGGGCAAGGCGATGCTGCTCAAGTCCTTCGGCGGGGTGGACGCCTACCCGATCCTGGTCGACGAGCAGGACCCCGACACCTTCGTCGACACGGTCGCGCGGATCGCCAGCGGCTTCTCCGGCATCAACCTCGAGGACATCTCGGCGCCGCGGTGCTTCGAGATCGAGGGCAAGCTGCGGCAGCGCCTCGACATCCCGGTGTTCCACGACGACCAGCACGGAACGGCGGTGGTGGTGCTCGCCGCCCTGGTCAACGCGGCCAGGGTCGTCGACCGCGAGCTCGCGTCGCTGCGGGTCGTGGTGCAGGGCATCGGCTCCGCCGGCGTGGCGATCATCAACCTGCTCCGCGCGGCCGGGATCGCCGACATCGTGCCGGTCGACGTCGGCGGCATCATCGAACCCCGCCGCAAGGGCACCGACCCGATCCGGCGACGCCTCGCCCGGCAGGTGAATCCTCGGGGCCTGACGGGCGGCAAGGAGGTCGCGCTGCGCGACGCGGACGTCTTCATCGGGGTGTCCGGTCCCAACTCGCTGCCGCTCGAGTTGTTGCAGACGATGTCGCCGGACCGGATCGTGTTCGCGCTCGCCAACCCGACCCCCGAGATCCACCCCGACCTGGCGCGCGGCCACGTGCGGGTCATGGCGACCGGCCGGTCGGACTTCCCGAACCAGATCAACAACGTGCTGTGCTTCCCCGGGTTGTTCCGGGGCCTGCTCGATGCCGCCGCGACGGCCGTCACCGACGAGATGAAGGTCGCGGCCGCGCACGGGATCGCCTCCATCGTCGGCGACGACCTCGGACCCGACTACGTCATCCCGTCACCGTTCGACCGCTCGGTCGTGCCGGTGGTCGCCGAGGCGGTGGCGCGCACCGCCCGCGAGCAGGGACACGTCCGACCGGGCTCCCTCGGCTCACGCGACTCCGAGTCGCAGGCCGCTCTGCACGAGGCGGCGCGCCGCGCCGTGCGGCGCGCCGTCGCCGCCCGGTTCACGGCGTCGGGGGACGGCTGA
- the tkt gene encoding transketolase, producing the protein MSAELAQRSIDTVRTLAMDAVQQANSGHPGMPMGCAPMAYVLFNEVMQLDPTRVDWPDRDRFVLSAGHGSMLLYASLHLAGFERPNLEDLQNFRQWGYPTAGHPENFLLDAVETTTGPLGQGVANGIGMALAAERLAAEFNRPGHEIVDHRVYGIVSDGDLMEGVAAEAASLAGHLKLGRVTYLYDDNDITIDGSTSLAFSEDVLARFDAYGWHTQRVEDGTDLDALRAAIVAADADDRPSLIAVRTVIGHGAPNKAGTSKAHGSPLGPDEIAATKEAMGWEHDAFVVPDDVREHLDLTERGRARREDWEQRFAAYRQAHPDLADEFERRVVRGELPANWTDALPTLDDKAATRQHSGAVINAIAGTVPELFGGSADLAASNNTDVEGGGDFSAKDRLGRNLRFGIREHAMASMANGMALHGGVIPYVATFLIFTDYCRPAIRLSALMQQRVVYVMTHDSIGLGEDGPTHQPIEHLPALRAIPGLQVLRPADGAETVAAWQMALESEGPSVLALTRQGLPPLGDRPADAVARGAYVLRDPESGAQPDVILIGTGSEVQHCLGAADLLAERGVDARVVSMPCWERFAAQDPAYRDEVLPPDVRARVAVEAAANFGWERWVGDGGAVVAMERFGASAPAEKLFEVFGFTPEHVAEVASGLLG; encoded by the coding sequence ATGTCCGCCGAACTCGCCCAGCGGTCGATCGACACCGTCCGCACCCTCGCCATGGACGCCGTCCAGCAGGCCAACTCGGGTCACCCGGGGATGCCGATGGGGTGCGCCCCGATGGCGTACGTGCTGTTCAACGAGGTGATGCAGCTGGACCCGACCCGGGTCGACTGGCCCGACCGGGACCGGTTCGTGCTCTCCGCCGGCCACGGGTCGATGCTGCTGTACGCGTCCCTGCACCTGGCCGGCTTCGAGCGTCCGAACCTCGAGGACCTGCAGAACTTCCGCCAGTGGGGCTACCCGACCGCCGGCCACCCGGAGAACTTCCTGCTGGACGCGGTCGAGACCACCACCGGGCCACTGGGCCAGGGCGTGGCGAACGGCATCGGCATGGCGCTGGCCGCCGAACGGCTCGCCGCGGAGTTCAACCGTCCCGGGCACGAGATCGTCGACCACCGCGTCTACGGCATCGTCTCCGACGGTGACCTGATGGAGGGCGTCGCCGCCGAGGCCGCCTCGCTCGCCGGGCACCTGAAGCTGGGCCGGGTCACCTACCTCTACGACGACAACGACATCACGATCGACGGCTCGACCAGCCTCGCCTTCTCCGAGGACGTGCTGGCGCGCTTCGACGCCTACGGCTGGCACACCCAGCGGGTCGAAGACGGCACCGACCTCGACGCGCTGCGCGCCGCCATCGTCGCGGCGGACGCCGACGACCGCCCGAGCCTGATCGCCGTCCGCACCGTCATCGGGCACGGCGCCCCGAACAAGGCCGGCACCTCAAAGGCGCACGGCTCGCCGCTGGGGCCCGACGAGATCGCCGCCACCAAGGAGGCGATGGGCTGGGAGCACGACGCGTTCGTCGTCCCCGACGACGTGCGCGAACACCTCGACCTGACCGAACGTGGCCGCGCCCGCCGCGAGGACTGGGAGCAGCGCTTCGCCGCCTACCGGCAGGCACATCCCGACCTCGCCGACGAGTTCGAGCGTCGCGTGGTCCGCGGGGAACTGCCCGCCAACTGGACCGACGCGCTGCCGACGCTGGACGACAAGGCCGCGACGCGCCAGCACTCCGGTGCGGTGATCAACGCCATCGCCGGGACGGTTCCCGAACTGTTCGGCGGGTCTGCCGACCTGGCGGCGTCCAACAACACCGACGTCGAGGGTGGGGGCGACTTCTCCGCGAAGGACCGACTGGGCCGCAACCTGCGCTTCGGGATCCGCGAGCACGCGATGGCGTCGATGGCCAACGGGATGGCGCTGCACGGCGGCGTGATCCCCTACGTCGCGACGTTTTTGATCTTCACCGACTACTGCCGTCCGGCGATCCGCCTGTCCGCGCTGATGCAGCAGCGGGTCGTGTACGTCATGACCCACGACTCCATCGGGCTCGGCGAGGACGGACCCACCCACCAGCCGATCGAGCACCTGCCGGCGCTGCGGGCGATCCCCGGCCTACAGGTGCTGCGCCCCGCGGACGGCGCCGAGACGGTCGCCGCCTGGCAGATGGCGCTGGAGAGCGAGGGTCCCTCCGTGCTGGCGCTGACCCGCCAGGGCCTGCCGCCGCTCGGGGATCGGCCCGCCGACGCGGTCGCGCGCGGCGCCTACGTGCTGCGCGACCCCGAATCGGGCGCGCAGCCCGACGTCATCCTCATCGGCACGGGCTCCGAGGTGCAGCACTGCCTCGGCGCGGCCGATCTGCTGGCAGAGCGCGGCGTCGACGCCCGGGTGGTCTCGATGCCGTGCTGGGAGCGGTTCGCGGCCCAGGACCCGGCCTACCGCGACGAGGTGCTGCCGCCGGACGTGCGCGCCCGCGTCGCCGTGGAGGCGGCCGCCAACTTCGGCTGGGAACGCTGGGTCGGGGACGGTGGCGCGGTCGTCGCGATGGAGCGGTTCGGCGCCTCGGCACCGGCCGAGAAGCTGTTCGAGGTGTTCGGGTTCACTCCCGAGCACGTCGCCGAGGTAGCCAGCGGCCTGCTGGGCTGA
- a CDS encoding antibiotic biosynthesis monooxygenase: MSVVKINVLQVPEGRGEVLEQRFAARAGEVEKVDGFESFELLRPTEGFDRYLVVTRWRDEESFQGWLSSQAFQKGHAQSQGDAAAAASSEGGGHPGAPAGGGPAGGGPQEGGHGGGGGPAATGSELWHFDIVTSATKA; encoded by the coding sequence ATGAGCGTGGTCAAGATCAACGTGCTGCAGGTACCCGAAGGGCGTGGCGAGGTGCTCGAGCAGCGCTTCGCGGCACGCGCCGGTGAGGTGGAGAAGGTGGACGGCTTCGAGTCGTTCGAGCTGCTGCGGCCGACCGAGGGCTTCGACCGCTACCTGGTCGTGACGCGCTGGCGCGACGAGGAGTCGTTCCAGGGCTGGCTGAGCTCGCAGGCGTTCCAGAAGGGGCATGCGCAGAGCCAGGGCGACGCCGCGGCCGCGGCGTCCAGCGAGGGTGGCGGACACCCCGGCGCCCCCGCCGGCGGCGGCCCGGCCGGTGGCGGCCCGCAGGAAGGCGGTCACGGCGGTGGCGGCGGTCCGGCGGCGACCGGGTCCGAGCTGTGGCACTTCGACATCGTCACGAGCGCGACGAAGGCCTGA
- the add gene encoding adenosine deaminase, producing MSASLSGGSPSAVTDFDLATLPKVELHVHLEGSIAAPTAVELARRHGEDPEQALEVVRNADGELAYPSPFRDFMHFVDTFLATTRQVRTPDDLATVAAAFARGQAAQGVRWTEATFTALTLVDNGMEPAAMWQALRDGFSEVPETRIGLIVDSVRDLGVEASHRTLQLVEDADAPIVGLGLTGVEGSVHEREFVHLREAADRLGIGLAVHAGESGTADNVRAAVDDLGARRIGHGIAAADDPELMARLAREGVVLEVCPSSNVTLSIVADLESHPLPRLWDAGVAVTINSDDPPFFATTLTDELHHAARLLALTRREVAELQRRAIRASFAPEDDKGQVLRQIDAWAAGPNV from the coding sequence GTGTCCGCGTCCCTGTCCGGTGGCTCGCCGTCCGCGGTGACCGACTTCGACCTCGCCACGCTGCCCAAGGTGGAACTGCACGTCCACCTCGAGGGTTCGATCGCGGCTCCGACCGCCGTCGAGCTCGCCCGCCGTCACGGCGAGGACCCCGAGCAGGCGCTGGAGGTCGTGCGCAACGCCGACGGCGAGCTGGCCTACCCGTCCCCGTTCCGCGACTTCATGCACTTCGTCGACACGTTCCTGGCCACGACGCGGCAGGTGCGCACGCCCGACGACCTCGCCACGGTCGCGGCCGCCTTCGCGCGCGGCCAGGCGGCGCAGGGCGTGCGGTGGACCGAGGCGACGTTCACCGCGCTGACACTGGTCGACAACGGCATGGAGCCGGCCGCGATGTGGCAGGCGCTGCGTGACGGGTTCTCCGAGGTGCCCGAGACCCGCATCGGCCTCATCGTCGACAGCGTGCGCGACCTGGGCGTCGAGGCGAGCCACCGGACGCTGCAGCTGGTCGAGGACGCCGACGCCCCCATCGTCGGGCTCGGCCTGACCGGGGTCGAGGGGTCCGTGCACGAGCGCGAGTTCGTCCACCTGCGCGAGGCGGCCGACCGGCTCGGGATCGGGCTGGCCGTCCACGCCGGCGAGTCCGGAACGGCAGACAACGTGCGCGCGGCCGTGGACGACCTCGGGGCCCGACGCATCGGGCACGGCATCGCCGCCGCCGACGACCCCGAGCTGATGGCACGCCTGGCCCGCGAGGGCGTCGTCCTCGAGGTGTGCCCGAGCTCGAACGTGACGCTGTCGATCGTCGCCGACCTCGAGTCCCACCCCCTGCCGCGGTTGTGGGACGCGGGCGTGGCCGTCACGATCAACAGCGACGACCCGCCGTTCTTCGCCACCACCCTCACCGACGAGCTGCACCACGCGGCGCGTCTGCTCGCACTGACGCGCCGCGAGGTGGCCGAACTGCAGCGGCGCGCCATCCGGGCCTCGTTCGCACCCGAGGACGACAAGGGCCAGGTGCTGCGCCAGATCGACGCCTGGGCCGCGGGACCCAACGTCTGA